Part of the Neisseria brasiliensis genome is shown below.
CGCGACTACTAATCGGTTTTTGATGGTTACGCCGTTGTTTAAGGGGTAAGGGGTGAATAAATCAGTCATAAATACCTCTGTGCTACGTTGATTGAGTGCCAATTTAATAATTTTGTAAAATTATATTTTTTACAATTTAATAATAAAACCAAAATCATGGTTTGCCATGATTAGATAGTTGATTTCGATGGTTACACAGATTGCGTCGCAATTTTGCGCAACAATGCAATTTCGTCAGCCGATAAATTCAGGCATGTGCCCATTTTTCCGGGAATCTCTACTGCTTGATGCTCTAAGGCTCTGCCGCTGTTGGTCAGGCGAATGATGACGCTGCGTTCGTCTTCAATGCTGCGCGTGCGCTCGACCAATTCTTTGGCTTGCAAACGTTTGAGCAGTGGCGTGAGTGTGCCGCTGTCGAGATGCAGCTTTTCGCCCAACTCGCCCACGCTTTGTTCGCCGTGTTCCCACAACACCAGCATGACCAGATATTGCGGATAGGTCAAATCCAGCGCTTGCAGAAAAGGCGTATAGCGGCGGGTGATTTCTTTGGATAAGGCATAAAGCGGAAAACACAATTGGTTTGAAAGCTTGAGTTGCTCGTACATGGCAGTTATCTAGATGAAATAAAGACAATTCTATCACATCATTATATTGTTCAAAATTTAATTTTCTAAAGATAACCATAGCGACCATGATAAAGGCCGTCTGAACGTTTCAGACGGCCTGCCTAACGCTTACCAATGCAATACTGCGCTCTCTTCAATCGGCACGCGGCCTAAATGGGTTTTGTTTTGTTGCGCTTCCCAATCCGGATAACCGAAGGCAATGCCGTGCAGCAATTTATATTCATCGGATACGCCCAATTCACGGCGGATATCATCGGCAAACAAACCTAAAAACAACATCGGAATGCCGCCAAAGCCACGCGCGGTCAGCGACAGTAAAAAGGTTTGCGAATACATGCCCATGTCG
Proteins encoded:
- a CDS encoding MarR family winged helix-turn-helix transcriptional regulator → MYEQLKLSNQLCFPLYALSKEITRRYTPFLQALDLTYPQYLVMLVLWEHGEQSVGELGEKLHLDSGTLTPLLKRLQAKELVERTRSIEDERSVIIRLTNSGRALEHQAVEIPGKMGTCLNLSADEIALLRKIATQSV